From Aliamphritea hakodatensis:
GTCGTCGTGCTGCAGGAGGTGCTCCGGCAGAGATCGTACCGTACATCACCCGTAACATTCCTTACTACGAAGTGCTTGATGAAGAAGGCCTGGCGCTGATCGAAGCCAACGCTGAAACAATTCTTGAAGAAGTCGGCATTGAATTCCGTGATGACGAAGAAGCGCTGCAGATCTGGCGTGATGCCGGTGCCACCGTTGAAGGCGAACTGGTTAAGTTCCCTAAAGGCATGTGTCGTTCAATCATTCAGGCGTCTGCTCCGAGCGAGTACGTTCACCATGCACGTAACCCTGCCCGTAACGTAGTGGTTGGCGGTAAGAACACTGCATTCGTTCCGGCTTACGGTTCTCCGTTCGTATACGACATGGACAAAGGCCGCCGTTACGCGACCATCGAAGACTTCCAGAACTTCGTAAAACTGGCCTACATGGCACCCAGCCTGCACCTGTCCGGCGGTACCATCTGTGAGCCTGTTGACCTGCCGGTAAACAAGCGTCACTTCGACATGCTGTACACGCACATGAAATACTCCGACAAGCCATTCATGGGATCTGTAACTGCCCCTGAGCGTGCTCAGGACAGTGTCGATATGTGTAAGATCCTGTTTGGCGACGATTTCTACGATGAAAACGGCAAGCCAAAGACCTTCATGACCAGCCTGATCAACGCCAACTCGCCGATGACGTTCGATGACACCATGCTGGGTGCCGCTAAAGTATACGCGCGTAACAACCAGGCATGTGTGGTAACACCTTTCATCCTGGCCGGCGCAATGTCTCCGGTAACGGTTGCCGGTACTGCCGCACAGACTCTGGCTGAAGCGATGGCAGGTATGGCCTTCGTACAGCTGGTTGCACCGGGTGCACCGGTTGTGATGGGTAGCTTCGCAAGCTCCATTTCTATGCAGTCAGGTGCACCGACCTTCGGTACCCCTGAACCGGCACTGGTTCTTTACATCATGGCTAACCTGGCACGCCGTCTGGGTGTACCCTTCCGTTCCGGTGGTGGCTTCTGCGGCTCCAAGATCCCTGATGCCCAGGCCGCATCTGAAGCAGCCAATACTCTGGTACCAACCACGCTGGCCGGTGTTAACTTTGCACTGCACACTGCAGGCTGGCTGGAAGGCGGTCTGGCAATGGGCTACGAGAAGTTCGTCATGGATGCCGATCAGGCTGGTATGATGTGCACCCTGCTGAAAGGTGTGGATCTGTCTGAAAACGGTCAGGCGCTGGACGCTATCCGTGAAGTAGGTCCGGGTAACCACTTCCTGGGCTGTGCGCACACTCAGGCTAACTTCAAGACTGCGTTCTACCTGTCACCGCTGACCGACAACAACAGCTTTGAACAGTGGGAATCTGAAGGCTCCAAGACCATGGAACAGCGTGCCAACGCTTACTGGAAGAAGCAGCTGTCTGAATACCAGGCGCCGGAAATTGATCCTGCAGTCGATCAGGCACTGATTGACTACATGGAACGCCGTAAGGCTGAGTTCCCGGACTCTAACATCTAAGTAACCGTCTGAAACTGTTGCTGCCAACGCCGCGCCGGTCACCGACCCGCGCGGCGTTTTTATATGACAGGTACAGCGAAAGCTAAACAGCCGGCTTGCCTGCAGTTTTTCTCATGGCGTCATCAAAAAGTCTTATCTTAACAATGTCGTTTTTAGTTGCATCTGACCGCCAAACCATAGTTAACTTGCCTAAATGCGCCACCCCGTCGACAAGGGTGAAACAAAAGATAATACTAGCGCACCGCCTTCCCCAACCCACATACCAAATAAAACAAAATGTGGCTTTTTAAGCCATACTGGGGAATAGCAACAATTTGACTTGTTCGGTTAGAGAGGCACGCATGACATCTGAACAATACCCCGACACACTGACTCGTTTCGGCTTCTTGTTGGTATCCAAATACTCAATGATTGCGATCAGTTCTGCAATCGAACCCTTACGTATGGCAAACCGCCTGCTGGGCAAAAATCTGTTCACCTGGACCATCATTACCGCCGACGGTAATCCGGAACCGGCCAGTAACGACCTGATGCTGGCAGCCGACTGCGGCTTTAATGACATTCCTGAGCTGGATATAGTTTTTGTCTGCTCAGGGGTGGATGTAAACGGTGTGTATAACACTGATATTCAAAAGGTCCTGCACAACCTGGCCCGTAAAAAGGTCATTCTGGGGGGCCTGTGTACCGGCACATACCTGCTGGCCCGCTCCGGCCTGATGGATGGCTATCGTGGTACCGTACACTGGGAAAACATTGCCAGTATGCGGGAAGAGTTTCAGCAGATGCAGATCAGCGACGAACTCTATGAAATCGACCGCGACCGCTTCACCTGCGCCGGTGGCAGCGCGCCGATGGACATGATGCTGAAGCTGATCGCCGACTCTCAGGGCAGCAAGCTGTCAGCCAATATTTCAGAACAGTTCATGTGTGACCGCATCCGTGGCCGGCATGACCGCCAGCGTACCCCGCTGCAGGCCCACCTGGGTTCCGGTCAGCCAAAACTGATCGAAGCGGTTACCCTGATGGAAGCCAATATCGAAGAGCCGATGAGTGTCGATGAACTGGCTAAACTGGTGGGCATCTCCCGCCGCCAGCTGGAGCGCCTGTTCCAGAAACACCTGAACTGCGTCCCTACCCGGTACTATATGGATCTGCGCCTGAATTGCGCCCGCCGCCTGTTACTGCAGACCGATAAATCCATCGTGGACGTCTCTCTGGCCTGCGGCTTTGTATCAGCCCCGCATTTCAGCAAATGCTACCGTGATTTCTTCGGCATCCCGCCACGGGGTGAGCGCCATCTGAAACAGGCCAGCAACAGTAAATAATCTCACTCAACGGATCTGATCTGCCGGACAGGATGTCCGAAAACCTCTTTCTCCCCTTCCTCTCAACACACACTTCCGGCGACAGCCGCTCAGAAATACCTTCAGTCATTTTCCTTCCAGAAAATCGTCACTTTCCGCTTCCCCCATTGCAGGGCTTTTTTACGGTCTTCACCCATATAAATATCAATCTTCTTCTCCCAGCGCCGGTTCATTTTATCCAGCACCCGGTACTCCCCTTCAAGGCCTTCAATCCTCACTATTGTCTTATGCGTCAGCCCCGCCGCGATTAAATCCCGGGAGACAGCAATAGACTTCATGCCAGGCTTTAAAGTATCCCCCCAGGCCGCCAGAGAAGGCGTACTGTCCGTTTCTCCGGGGGTGGACGTGTACGCAGTCGCCGTAACTTCCATTGAGCTCTCACCGTTACTGCAGCCGCTCAGCATGAAGAGCAGCACTCCGGTCAACAGGCCTGTCCAAAATCTCATGTTCGTTCTCTTATTTACCCTTAAGTCCGTATACCCTGACAGCCTTCAGACAGATTTGTTTATCCCCCGCAAAACTGTTCATAGCAGCAACACTTTATAACAGGCAAAAAAAAACGCCGTCTTAACGGACGGCGTTTTCTGTTACAGACTGTTTATCTGCATGATCACTCAGCTTCAGCTGCCGGACGTGGCTTAGCCCGACGACGGCCACGGGTACGCCCGCCTCCCGCCTGGGTATCAACCACTTTGCGTTCAGGCAGACTCACCGCCTTGCTCAGCTCAGCAAAATCATCGCTGCCGTGTGGCAGTGCCATGGCCGCGACGAAGTGATCCTGGAATTTAGCTTCCAGTGCCGTTTCGATCTTCTCAACACGGCGCAGTACCCGTTCGATTTCATCACGCTTGAAGCGATCCAGCAGCGCAATGCGCGCACCGGTACCGGCAGCGTTACCGATCGGGCCAACGTTTTCCAGATCACAGTCCGGGATCAGACCCAGGATCATGGCGTACTTAACGTCAATGTGAGAACCGAACGCACCGGCCAGACCGATCTTATCAACCGTTTTCACACCGAAGTGATCCATCAGCAGACGGATACCGGCATACAGCGCAGCTTTCGCCAGCTGAATCGCCCGCACATCATTCTGCGTGATCGCCAGAGTCTTCTCACCTTCGTGCAACACATAAGAGAAGGTACGGCCTTCAGGGATGACCCGGGATGACTTCTCAGCCATAGCAGGATCAACCACACCGTTAACATCCAGAATGCCTGCCAGGAACATTTCCGCGATGACTTCGATAATGCCGGAGCCACAGATACCGCTTACCCCGGTCTTTGCGACACTTTCAGCAAAACCTTCTTCATCGGACCACAGCTCGCTGCCGATTACCCGGAAACGCGGTTCCAGCGTTTCAGGATCGATACGTACCCGCTCAATAGCACCGGACGCTGCACGCTGACCACAGCTGATCTGCGCACCTTCAAAAGCCGGACCTGTCGGGCTGGAAGCAGCCAGCAGACGGTCTTTGTTACCCAGTACGATTTCAGCGTTGGTTCCCACGTCAACCAGCAGGGTAACGTCATCAACCATATCCGGACGCTCCGCCAGGATAACACCGGCAGTGTCCGCGCCAATGTGACCGGCAATACACGGCAGAATAAA
This genomic window contains:
- a CDS encoding GlxA family transcriptional regulator: MTSEQYPDTLTRFGFLLVSKYSMIAISSAIEPLRMANRLLGKNLFTWTIITADGNPEPASNDLMLAADCGFNDIPELDIVFVCSGVDVNGVYNTDIQKVLHNLARKKVILGGLCTGTYLLARSGLMDGYRGTVHWENIASMREEFQQMQISDELYEIDRDRFTCAGGSAPMDMMLKLIADSQGSKLSANISEQFMCDRIRGRHDRQRTPLQAHLGSGQPKLIEAVTLMEANIEEPMSVDELAKLVGISRRQLERLFQKHLNCVPTRYYMDLRLNCARRLLLQTDKSIVDVSLACGFVSAPHFSKCYRDFFGIPPRGERHLKQASNSK
- a CDS encoding 3D domain-containing protein, which produces MRFWTGLLTGVLLFMLSGCSNGESSMEVTATAYTSTPGETDSTPSLAAWGDTLKPGMKSIAVSRDLIAAGLTHKTIVRIEGLEGEYRVLDKMNRRWEKKIDIYMGEDRKKALQWGKRKVTIFWKEND
- a CDS encoding trimethylamine methyltransferase family protein — translated: MSDSEGPVKARKSRRGGGRAGRRAAGGAPAEIVPYITRNIPYYEVLDEEGLALIEANAETILEEVGIEFRDDEEALQIWRDAGATVEGELVKFPKGMCRSIIQASAPSEYVHHARNPARNVVVGGKNTAFVPAYGSPFVYDMDKGRRYATIEDFQNFVKLAYMAPSLHLSGGTICEPVDLPVNKRHFDMLYTHMKYSDKPFMGSVTAPERAQDSVDMCKILFGDDFYDENGKPKTFMTSLINANSPMTFDDTMLGAAKVYARNNQACVVTPFILAGAMSPVTVAGTAAQTLAEAMAGMAFVQLVAPGAPVVMGSFASSISMQSGAPTFGTPEPALVLYIMANLARRLGVPFRSGGGFCGSKIPDAQAASEAANTLVPTTLAGVNFALHTAGWLEGGLAMGYEKFVMDADQAGMMCTLLKGVDLSENGQALDAIREVGPGNHFLGCAHTQANFKTAFYLSPLTDNNSFEQWESEGSKTMEQRANAYWKKQLSEYQAPEIDPAVDQALIDYMERRKAEFPDSNI